The following proteins come from a genomic window of Salvia hispanica cultivar TCC Black 2014 chromosome 4, UniMelb_Shisp_WGS_1.0, whole genome shotgun sequence:
- the LOC125185242 gene encoding receptor-like protein kinase FERONIA has translation MLKKSKLTITTMPHALYLFLLISILSTVKISSGSLAAYTATELILLSCGTSTITNDTSFRSWDGDEGSKYVPSNAPSISSASDAFTMEHSVSQVPYKSARVFHSPFRYSFPLTGGQKFLRLYFYPYLYSDVDTRQSLFSVNANSFTLFSNFSAFLYSENLSQSSFMMEFIVNIGATQRLDLTFTPNPKSSAFVNGIEIVSIPEKLYLSEGGVYIKYLDTLFDLNSNTALENLYRLNVGGASVAIEKDSGMFRGWSPDDDYIFYGDYGFPRNKEELVINYTNGNAAPYTASPLVYKSARTMTNISSSLEWGFPVDSGFFYLLRFHFCDIVFKKENDLTFTIKINNQTADIDVDVIFSAGGPDIPIFRDYITWIPDDGNLGKQDLRLSLLPYLEPRPKYISAMLNGLEIFKLNNTKGSFAASNPELKIDSPPASVAGNKPPKKNAGAVIYTVVGSVIGVVAVVAAVIFLILRRQRKVKDTGTSVTKSSWVPLSTHSKSTARTSRSGVSLPSDICRYFSIDEIKTATRNFDDNFVIGRGGFGNVYKGLIDNAATTVAIKRLNSTSNQGAREFLTEIDMLSKLRHLHLVSLIGYCDDEGEMILVYDYMAHGTLRDHINNSDKSPLMWKQRLQICLGAARGLDYLHTGAKHAIIHRDVKSTNILLDEKWVAKVSDFGLSKVGPAAGTKTHVSTVVKGSFGYVDPEYYRRQQLTLKSDVYSFGVVLFEMLCARPPIMPTLPREQVNLAEWAKFCYRKGTLDQIIDSNLKGQIAPECLSNFAEIGVACLRDKGIDRPSMNDIVWKLEFAMQLQVSSEGRGGAASLGEGKDDGFTALNPSLPLLGIGASTTTDGETFSRSRSSEFSTSSSEKLKSGDAFSEIMNPSGR, from the coding sequence ATGctaaaaaaatctaaactcACTATAACGACGATGCCCCACGCTCTTTACTTGTTCTTGCTCATTTCTATACTTTCAACAGTCAAAATCAGCAGCGGCTCCTTAGCGGCGTACACCGCCACCGAATTAATCCTCCTAAGCTGCGGCACTTCAACAATCACAAACGACACCAGCTTCCGGAGTTGGGATGGCGATGAAGGTTCAAAATACGTGCCATCAAACGCCCCCTCTATATCCTCAGCTTCCGATGCTTTCACTATGGAACATTCGGTTTCTCAAGTCCCTTACAAGAGTGCTCGTGTTTTCCACTCCCCTTTCAGGTATTCTTTTCCCCTCACCGGAGGCCAGAAATTCCTTCGCCTTTACTTTTACCCCTACCTTTATTCAGACGTTGACACTCGTCAATCTTTATTCTCTGTCAATGCAAATTCCTTCACCCTGTTTAGTAACTTCAGTGCTTTCCTCTATTCCGAGAATTTAAGCCAATCTTCTTTTATGATGGAATTCATCGTTAACATTGGAGCAACCCAAAGACTCGATTTAACCTTCACCCCCAATCCGAAATCATCTGCTTTTGTAAACGGAATTGAAATTGTTTCCATCCCTGAAAAACTCTACCTTTCGGAAGGAGGAGtttatatcaaatatttggaTACCTTATTTGATCTCAACAGCAACACAGCTTTGGAAAATCTTTATAGGCTGAATGTGGGCGGCGCCAGTGTTGCCatagaaaaagatagtggCATGTTTCGGGGCTGGAGTCCTGATGATGACTACATATTCTATGGCGATTATGGGTTCCCGCGGAATAAAGAGGAACTTGTGATCAACTACACCAATGGTAATGCTGCTCCCTATACTGCGTCGCCTCTAGTATATAAATCTGCTAGAACAATGACAAACATCAGCTCAAGTTTAGAGTGGGGATTTCCAGTTGATTCTGGATTCTTCTATCTGCTCCGCTTCCACTTTTGTGATATTGtgttcaaaaaggaaaatgacttaactttcacaataaaaatcaataatcagaCGGCAGATATTGATGTTGATGTCATCTTCTCTGCCGGCGGCCCTGATATTCCCATCTTCAGAGACTACATAACATGGATTCCTGATGATGGAAATCTTGGAAAGCAAGATCTGCGGCTATCTTTGTTGCCTTACCTTGAGCCACGCCCAAAGTATATTAGTGCAATGCTAAATGGGTTAGAAATTTTCAAGCTCAATAATACGAAAGGAAGTTTTGCAGCATCCAACCCTGAGCTCAAGATCGATTCGCCGCCGGCGTCCGTAGCGGGGAACAAACCGCCGAAGAAAAATGCCGGTGCTGTGATATACACTGTTGTGGGGAGTGTTATCGGCGTAGTTGCGGTGGTTGCAGCTgtgattttcttgattcttcGGCGGCAGCGGAAAGTGAAGGACACGGGCACAAGCGTCACCAAGTCATCGTGGGTTCCACTCTCGACGCATTCAAAGTCCACTGCAAGAACTAGCAGATCAGGAGTCTCCCTGCCTTCTGACATATGCAGATACTTCTCCATCGACGAGATCAAGACAGCCACCCGCAACTTCGACGACAACTTCGTCATCGGCAGGGGAGGCTTCGGCAACGTTTACAAAGGCCTCATCGACAACGCCGCCACCACCGTCGCAATCAAAAGGCTCAACTCCACCTCCAACCAAGGCGCCCGCGAGTTCCTCACCGAGATCGACATGCTCTCCAAGCTTCGCCACCTCCACTTGGTGTCCCTCATCGGCTACTGCGACGACGAAGGCGAGATGATCCTGGTGTATGACTACATGGCCCACGGCACCCTCCGCGACCACATCAACAACTCCGACAAATCCCCCTTGATGTGGAAGCAGCGCCTCCAAATCTGTCTCGGCGCCGCCAGGGGGCTGGACTACCTCCACACCGGGGCCAAGCACGCCATCATCCACCGTGACGTCAAGTCCACCAACATCCTCCTGGATGAGAAATGGGTGGCCAAGGTGTCCGACTTCGGCCTCTCCAAAGTGGGCCCAGCCGCAGGCACCAAAACACACGTCAGCACAGTCGTCAAAGGCAGCTTCGGTTATGTTGACCCAGAGTACTACCGTAGGCAGCAGCTAACGCTAAAATCCGACGTGTACTCGTTCGGGGTGGTGCTGTTCGAAATGTTATGCGCAAGGCCACCGATAATGCCAACCTTGCCAAGGGAGCAAGTGAATTTAGCAGAGTGGGCCAAATTTTGCTACAGGAAAGGGACACTTGATCAGATCATCGACTCCAATCTCAAGGGGCAGATTGCGCCTGAATGCTTAAGCAATTTTGCAGAAATAGGTGTAGCATGCCTCAGAGACAAGGGGATTGATCGGCCATCGATGAACGACATTGTTTGGAAACTGGAATTTGCAATGCAGCTCCAAGTGTCGTCAGAGGGCAGAGGCGGTGCTGCATCGCTTGGTGAAGGCAAGGACGATGGGTTCACGGCCCTGAACCCCTCGCTGCCATTGCTTGGTATTGGTGCGTCTACCACGACGGACGGGGAAACGTTTTCGAGATCGAGGAGCAGCGAATTCTCGACCAGCAGCAGTGAAAAACTCAAGTCTGGAGATGCTTTCTCGGAGATCATGAACCCCTCAGGCCGTTGA